The following coding sequences are from one Streptomyces sp. NBC_01485 window:
- a CDS encoding SLC13 family permease → MNAPLAETLSVVLLVAALTWAVLRPAGRSEAVVAVPAAAVAVVLGALSPEHALAEAERLGPVVGFLAAVLVLAHLCDVEGLFTACGAWMARRAAGRPRRLLVAVFVLASVVTAVLSLDATVVLLTPVVFATAARMGVRSKPHVYACAHLSNTASLLLPVSNLTNLLAFTASGLSFSRFAALMALPWVVAVGAEYLVFRRFFADDLPAAEPTPDDGPAPEFPLFALVTVACTLAGFVVASAVGVEPAWAACAGALVMAGRSLVRRRVTPVAVVRAAAPGFLAFVLALGIVVRAVVDNGLAGALRHALPDGSGLLALLAVAALAAVLANLINNLPAVLVLVPLAAPAGTGAVLAVLLGVNIGPNLTYAGSLATLLWRRVVQAREERVEVGEFTRLGLLSVPAALVPAVVALWVSLQVIGV, encoded by the coding sequence CTGAACGCCCCGCTCGCCGAAACGCTGTCCGTCGTCCTGCTCGTCGCCGCTCTCACCTGGGCCGTGCTGCGTCCCGCCGGGCGGTCGGAGGCGGTCGTGGCCGTGCCGGCCGCGGCCGTGGCGGTCGTCCTCGGGGCGCTCTCGCCGGAGCACGCGCTGGCGGAGGCCGAGCGGCTCGGGCCGGTCGTCGGCTTCCTCGCGGCGGTGCTGGTGCTGGCCCACCTGTGCGACGTCGAGGGACTGTTCACGGCGTGCGGGGCGTGGATGGCGCGCCGTGCCGCGGGCCGCCCCCGGCGGCTGCTGGTCGCGGTGTTCGTGCTGGCCTCGGTGGTGACGGCCGTGCTCAGTCTGGACGCGACGGTGGTGCTGCTGACGCCGGTGGTGTTCGCCACCGCCGCCCGGATGGGGGTGCGCTCCAAACCGCATGTCTACGCGTGCGCGCACCTGTCGAACACGGCCTCGCTGCTGCTGCCGGTCTCCAACCTCACCAACCTGCTGGCGTTCACCGCGAGCGGGCTGAGCTTCAGCCGGTTCGCCGCGCTGATGGCGCTGCCCTGGGTGGTCGCGGTGGGCGCCGAGTACCTGGTGTTCCGGCGCTTCTTCGCCGACGACCTGCCGGCCGCCGAACCCACCCCCGACGACGGCCCGGCTCCCGAGTTTCCGCTGTTCGCGCTGGTCACCGTCGCCTGCACGCTCGCCGGGTTCGTGGTGGCCTCCGCGGTCGGCGTCGAACCGGCGTGGGCCGCGTGCGCGGGCGCGCTGGTCATGGCCGGGCGGTCGCTGGTGCGGCGGCGGGTGACGCCGGTGGCCGTGGTGCGGGCCGCCGCGCCGGGGTTCCTGGCGTTCGTGCTGGCGCTCGGGATCGTCGTGCGCGCGGTGGTCGACAACGGGCTCGCCGGCGCGCTGCGCCACGCCCTGCCCGACGGCTCGGGCCTCCTCGCGCTGCTGGCCGTCGCCGCGCTGGCCGCCGTCCTGGCGAACCTGATCAACAACCTGCCCGCGGTGCTGGTCCTGGTGCCGCTCGCCGCCCCGGCCGGGACCGGGGCGGTGCTCGCGGTGCTGCTCGGCGTGAACATCGGCCCGAACCTGACGTACGCCGGATCGCTGGCGACGCTGCTGTGGCGGCGCGTGGTGCAGGCGCGCGAGG
- a CDS encoding glycoside hydrolase family 9 protein — MKRRRTALLSLAALLGAALTALPVQQAGADEVEQVRNGGFDATADPWWTSNVTAGLADGRLCADVPGGTVNRWDSAVGQNAITLVKGSSYRFSFSASSVPEGHVVRAVVGLGVSPYDTWYEASPVLGGSGEAGGPGEAGESYSYTFTSPVDSTQGQVAFQVGGSAEPWRFCLDDVSLLGGVPPEVYEPDTGPRVRVNQVAYLPAGPKNATLVTDATAKLPWQLKNGAGATVAHGWSVPRGLDVSSGQHVHSIDFGAYRKRGTGFTLVADGETSRPFDIGTAAYDRLRLDAVKYYYTQRSGIAIRDDLRPGYARAAGHVGVAPNRGDSAVPCRPGVCDYTLDVTGGWYDAGDHGKYVVNGGIATWELLSTYERSLHARTGDPTVLGDGTLALPESGNKVPDVLDEARWELDFLLKMQVPDGQPLAGMAHHKIHDAQWTGLPLLPGDDPQQRELHPPTTTATLNLAATAAQAARLYRPYDKAFAAKALTAARRAWAAALAHPAVYADPNDGNGGGAYNDDDATDEFYWAAAELYLTTGEKQFADHVLNSPAHTADLFVPNGFDWSRTAAAGRLDLATVPNKLPGRDKVRGSVVRGADKYLATLAAQPYGMPYAPDGNRYDWGSSHQVLNNAVVIATAYDLTGASKYRDAAVQSMDYVLGRNALNLSYVTGYGEVNSHNQHSRWYARELDPSLPGPPDGTLAGGANSSIQDPYAQGKLQGCVGQFCYIDDIQSWSTNETAINWNAALARMASFVADQG; from the coding sequence GTGAAACGACGCAGAACCGCCCTGTTGTCACTCGCGGCCCTGCTGGGCGCAGCGCTCACCGCGCTGCCCGTGCAGCAGGCCGGCGCCGACGAGGTCGAGCAGGTCAGGAACGGCGGCTTCGACGCGACCGCCGACCCGTGGTGGACCAGCAACGTCACCGCCGGTCTCGCCGACGGCCGGCTGTGCGCGGACGTACCGGGCGGCACCGTCAACCGCTGGGACTCCGCCGTCGGCCAGAACGCGATCACCCTGGTGAAGGGGTCGTCGTACCGGTTCTCGTTCAGCGCCTCCTCGGTGCCCGAGGGGCATGTGGTGCGGGCGGTCGTGGGCCTCGGGGTGTCCCCGTACGACACCTGGTACGAGGCGAGCCCGGTGCTGGGCGGGTCGGGTGAGGCGGGCGGGCCGGGGGAGGCTGGGGAGTCGTACTCCTACACGTTCACCTCGCCGGTCGACAGTACTCAGGGGCAGGTCGCCTTCCAGGTCGGCGGGAGTGCCGAGCCGTGGCGGTTCTGCCTGGACGACGTGTCGCTGCTGGGCGGGGTGCCGCCGGAGGTGTACGAGCCGGACACCGGGCCGCGTGTGCGCGTCAACCAGGTCGCCTATCTGCCCGCCGGGCCGAAGAACGCCACGCTGGTCACCGACGCCACCGCGAAGCTGCCCTGGCAGTTGAAGAACGGTGCCGGGGCGACGGTCGCGCACGGCTGGAGCGTGCCGCGCGGCCTCGACGTCTCCTCCGGGCAGCACGTCCACTCCATCGACTTCGGCGCGTACCGCAAGCGCGGCACCGGCTTCACGCTGGTCGCCGACGGCGAGACCAGCCGCCCCTTCGACATAGGCACCGCCGCCTACGACCGGTTGCGCCTGGACGCGGTGAAGTACTACTACACGCAGCGCAGCGGCATCGCGATCCGCGACGACCTGCGCCCCGGCTACGCCAGGGCGGCCGGACATGTCGGCGTGGCCCCCAACCGGGGTGACTCCGCCGTCCCCTGCCGGCCCGGGGTGTGCGACTACACCCTCGACGTCACCGGTGGCTGGTACGACGCCGGCGACCACGGCAAGTACGTCGTCAACGGCGGCATCGCCACCTGGGAGCTGCTGAGCACCTACGAGCGCTCCCTCCACGCCCGCACCGGCGACCCGACCGTGCTCGGCGACGGCACGCTCGCCCTCCCCGAGAGCGGCAACAAGGTGCCGGACGTCCTCGACGAGGCCCGCTGGGAGCTCGACTTCCTGCTGAAGATGCAGGTGCCGGACGGGCAGCCGCTCGCCGGCATGGCCCACCACAAGATCCACGACGCGCAGTGGACGGGCCTGCCGCTGCTGCCGGGCGACGACCCGCAGCAGCGCGAACTGCACCCGCCGACCACCACCGCGACCCTCAACCTGGCCGCGACGGCCGCCCAGGCCGCCCGCCTGTACCGGCCCTACGACAAGGCGTTCGCGGCGAAGGCGCTGACGGCCGCGCGCAGGGCCTGGGCGGCGGCCCTCGCGCATCCGGCCGTGTACGCCGACCCGAACGACGGCAACGGCGGCGGCGCCTACAACGACGACGACGCGACCGACGAGTTCTACTGGGCGGCGGCCGAGCTGTATCTCACCACGGGGGAGAAGCAGTTCGCCGACCACGTCCTCAACTCCCCGGCGCACACGGCCGACCTGTTCGTGCCCAACGGCTTCGACTGGTCCCGCACGGCCGCCGCGGGCCGCCTCGACCTCGCGACCGTCCCGAACAAGCTCCCCGGCCGTGACAAGGTGCGCGGGTCGGTGGTGCGGGGCGCCGACAAGTACCTCGCCACGCTGGCCGCCCAGCCGTACGGCATGCCCTACGCCCCCGACGGCAACCGCTACGACTGGGGCTCCAGCCACCAGGTCCTCAACAACGCCGTGGTCATCGCCACCGCCTACGACCTCACGGGGGCCTCGAAGTACCGTGACGCGGCCGTCCAGAGCATGGACTACGTTCTCGGCCGCAACGCGCTCAACCTCTCGTACGTCACCGGCTACGGCGAGGTCAACTCACATAATCAGCACAGCCGTTGGTACGCGCGCGAGCTCGACCCGAGCCTCCCGGGCCCGCCCGACGGGACCCTCGCGGGCGGCGCGAACTCGAGCATCCAGGACCCCTACGCGCAGGGCAAGCTCCAGGGCTGCGTGGGCCAGTTCTGCTACATCGACGACATCCAGTCCTGGTCGACGAACGAGACCGCGATCAACTGGAACGCGGCCCTGGCCCGGATGGCGTCCTTCGTGGCGGATCAGGGATAG
- a CDS encoding SpoIIE family protein phosphatase, producing MSPEYPFDEAATARAVVDDTGTLVGWNEGARTLLGWSPADVVGRPATDLLADATPLFTGPRWHGTVTLRHRDGRPVRLWLLAHRAPSRNGSPGHWLVVAPLTDGCPGSPDAALATAALIQSPCAVAVYDERLRLRRVNEAMGDVIGLPEERIRGLRLPEIGGGPQSAELEQHMLRVLTTGRPQDVQMYAQTGGEARAHAWLARMAPVTDAAGRVRGVCLAAHDITDNYLARERLQLVNEASVRIGTTLDVGRTAQELAEVCVPALADFVSVDLLDPQDGGDPPSRFAPPLSLRRAAHHSVNPGNPEAVAKPGEAQNYPAGSPQADSLVAGRTIVGSVDGGGLDAWLTWDPARGARVREIGIHSTMSVPIRARGVTLGVAVLTRFRRPEPFAPDDVLLAEEITARAAVCIDNARRFSRERDTALALQRSLLPRTLPRTAAVDAASRYLPAARAGVGGDWFDVIPLSGMRVAMVVGDVVGHGVQASATMGRLRTAVRTLADIDLAPDELLTHLDDLVVRLSEEAGGEGNPGEVGATCLYAVYDPVSRRCTLARAGHPQPVLLRPGGAPRRVELPAGPPLGVGGLPFESAELELAEGSVLAFYTDGLMESRERDADAGHRLLNRALAAHADSLDEACDQILHALLPPGGAADDVALLLARTRGLSAAQVATWHIPADPSLVAPIRRQVVRQLSDWELSDASFTTELVVSELVTNAIRYGSDPIRLRLIHDAATLICEVSDNSHTAPHLRRAKTWDEGGRGLLLVAQLTQRWGSRHTPDGKTIWAELNLFDEE from the coding sequence ATGAGCCCGGAGTACCCGTTCGACGAGGCCGCGACAGCCCGGGCCGTGGTCGACGACACCGGCACGCTCGTCGGGTGGAACGAGGGCGCCCGGACCCTCCTCGGCTGGTCCCCGGCCGACGTCGTGGGCCGGCCCGCCACCGACCTGCTCGCTGACGCAACGCCCCTGTTCACCGGCCCCCGCTGGCACGGAACGGTCACTTTGCGCCACCGCGACGGCCGTCCGGTACGGCTGTGGCTGCTCGCGCACCGTGCTCCGTCCCGGAACGGAAGCCCGGGGCACTGGCTCGTCGTAGCCCCGCTGACCGACGGATGCCCCGGCTCCCCCGACGCCGCTCTCGCCACGGCGGCGCTGATCCAGTCGCCCTGTGCGGTGGCGGTCTACGACGAACGCCTGCGGCTGCGCCGTGTCAACGAGGCGATGGGTGACGTGATCGGCCTGCCCGAGGAGCGGATCCGGGGGCTGCGGCTCCCCGAGATCGGCGGCGGGCCGCAGAGCGCGGAACTGGAACAGCACATGCTGCGCGTGCTCACCACCGGCCGGCCGCAGGACGTGCAGATGTACGCGCAGACCGGCGGCGAGGCCCGGGCGCACGCCTGGCTGGCCAGGATGGCTCCGGTCACCGACGCCGCCGGCCGGGTGCGGGGCGTGTGCCTGGCCGCGCACGACATCACCGACAACTACCTCGCCCGCGAGCGGCTCCAACTCGTCAACGAGGCGAGTGTGCGCATCGGCACCACCCTCGACGTCGGCCGCACCGCCCAGGAGCTGGCGGAGGTCTGTGTGCCCGCGCTCGCCGACTTCGTCAGCGTCGACCTGCTCGACCCGCAGGACGGCGGGGATCCCCCGAGCCGGTTCGCCCCGCCGCTGAGCCTGCGGCGCGCCGCGCACCACTCGGTCAACCCGGGCAACCCGGAGGCGGTGGCCAAGCCCGGGGAGGCGCAGAACTACCCGGCCGGGTCGCCGCAGGCCGACTCGCTGGTCGCGGGGCGCACCATCGTCGGCTCGGTGGACGGGGGCGGGCTGGACGCGTGGCTCACCTGGGACCCGGCACGCGGCGCGCGGGTGCGGGAGATCGGCATCCACTCCACGATGTCCGTGCCGATCCGGGCGCGGGGCGTGACGCTCGGCGTCGCCGTCCTCACCCGGTTCCGCCGTCCCGAGCCGTTCGCCCCGGACGACGTGCTGCTGGCCGAGGAGATCACCGCCCGGGCCGCCGTCTGCATCGACAACGCCCGCCGGTTCTCCCGCGAGCGCGATACGGCCCTCGCCCTGCAGCGCAGCCTGCTCCCGCGCACCCTGCCGCGCACCGCCGCCGTCGACGCCGCCTCCCGCTATCTGCCGGCCGCCCGCGCCGGGGTGGGCGGCGACTGGTTCGACGTGATCCCGCTGTCCGGGATGCGGGTCGCCATGGTCGTGGGGGACGTGGTCGGGCACGGCGTCCAGGCCTCGGCCACCATGGGCCGGCTGCGCACCGCCGTGCGCACCCTCGCCGACATCGACCTCGCCCCGGACGAGCTGCTCACCCACCTCGACGACCTGGTCGTCCGGCTGTCCGAGGAGGCCGGCGGCGAGGGCAACCCGGGCGAGGTCGGGGCGACCTGCCTGTACGCGGTGTACGACCCCGTGTCACGGCGCTGCACCCTGGCGCGGGCCGGGCATCCCCAGCCCGTGCTGCTGCGGCCGGGCGGCGCGCCCCGCCGGGTGGAGCTGCCCGCCGGTCCGCCGCTGGGCGTGGGCGGGCTGCCGTTCGAGTCGGCCGAGCTGGAGCTCGCCGAGGGCAGTGTGCTCGCCTTCTACACCGACGGCCTGATGGAGTCCCGCGAGCGGGACGCGGACGCCGGTCACCGGCTGCTGAACCGGGCTCTGGCGGCGCACGCGGACTCCCTGGACGAGGCCTGCGACCAGATCCTGCACGCCCTGCTGCCGCCCGGCGGCGCCGCCGACGACGTTGCCCTGCTGCTGGCGCGCACCCGGGGCCTGTCCGCCGCCCAGGTCGCGACCTGGCACATCCCCGCCGATCCGTCGCTGGTGGCGCCGATCCGCAGGCAGGTGGTGCGGCAGCTCTCCGACTGGGAGCTGAGCGACGCGTCGTTCACGACCGAGCTGGTGGTGAGCGAGCTGGTCACCAACGCCATCCGGTACGGCTCCGACCCGATCCGGCTGCGGCTGATCCATGACGCGGCGACGCTGATCTGCGAGGTGTCCGACAACAGCCACACCGCCCCGCACCTGCGCCGGGCGAAGACCTGGGACGAGGGCGGCCGCGGCCTGCTCCTGGTCGCCCAGCTCACCCAGCGCTGGGGCAGCCGGCACACCCCCGACGGCAAGACGATCTGGGCGGAGCTGAACCTGTTCGACGAGGAGTGA
- a CDS encoding glycoside hydrolase family 2 TIM barrel-domain containing protein yields MTVTRRSILLASAAAPAAGALLGIPAAHAASAAASATGRRTVALRDGWRFALVNPGGLTDPTGQYADAAAPGYDDSAWREVAVPHDWSIEQTPTTQHGTTSGTGFFPGGLGWYRLAFTLPPAHAGRRISVEFDGVYMDSYVYCNGTEVGRHPYGYTGFAFDLTDLLHTDGTTENVIAVKVQNRLPSSRWYSGSGIYREARLVVTDPVHVARWGTYVTTPEITDERAVVRVASTVLNASGAGADVEVVSRILAPNGRTVARTSSTVAVADRATETHELTVADPQRWDFTAPHRYTLETELRVGGRVTDAFRTPFGIRTFRFDPDEGFHLNGVHAKIKGVDLHHDLGALGAAVSVDAIRRQMTIMKSMGVNAFRTSHNPPSPEMIGVCEELGIVMLVEAFDCWKTGKSRYDYGRFFDEWCEKDATEMVLAARNSPAVLLWSIGNEITDSTATAGLAMADRIITAIRAVDDTRPLIIGSDKYRNPPAKGSAADLMLAKLDGLGLNYNTAKSVDVLHATYPHLFLFESESSSETSTRGTYQEPEHLNTGENHTPGRRSTSSYDNNLSSWTMSGEYGHKKDRDRKWFAGQFLWSGIDYIGEPTPYNVFPVKASFFGAVDTAGFPKDMYHLFRSQWVDEPMVHLLPTTWNHQAGDTVEVWAYANVDTVELYLNGKSLGVRRFDTKKTVDGRVYLETTEATGDDKTFTTGPYPGSYTSPNGSAGKLHLTWKVPYAPGELKAVARRGGRTVATDILRTAGPAHAVRLTVDRKSLAADGRSLVFVTADVVDARGTVVPDAEHLISFEVTGGTLAGLDNGREESAERYQASTRTAFHGKALAIVRSGTEAGVLKVTARVDGLREGTATVRTTHARSAATTPAAVFAPEPPAPVNYPCADASYSGRPDTLPAALLDGDPATGWSNAFAKAATALLPAFGGARPGDWVSVDYGRTRDFDRAEVSFTVDATHSLPASVEAEVWDGERYLPVTGAAVAWATASDTPTALTFDPVRGSKLRLKLTSGAPGTAQGAFRITRLES; encoded by the coding sequence ATGACGGTCACTCGCAGATCGATCCTTCTCGCCTCCGCGGCCGCACCGGCCGCCGGAGCGCTCCTCGGCATCCCGGCCGCGCACGCGGCCAGCGCCGCCGCGAGCGCCACCGGCCGCCGTACGGTCGCGCTGCGCGACGGCTGGCGCTTCGCGCTGGTCAACCCGGGCGGCCTCACCGACCCGACCGGGCAGTACGCGGACGCCGCCGCCCCCGGCTACGACGACTCGGCCTGGCGCGAGGTCGCGGTCCCGCACGACTGGAGCATCGAGCAGACCCCCACCACGCAGCACGGCACGACCAGCGGCACCGGCTTCTTCCCCGGCGGCCTGGGCTGGTACCGCCTCGCCTTCACCCTGCCGCCCGCGCACGCCGGCCGGCGGATCTCGGTCGAGTTCGACGGCGTCTACATGGACTCGTACGTCTACTGCAACGGCACCGAGGTCGGCCGCCACCCCTACGGCTACACCGGCTTCGCCTTCGACCTCACCGACCTGCTGCACACCGACGGGACCACCGAGAACGTCATCGCGGTGAAGGTGCAGAACCGGCTGCCCAGCAGCCGCTGGTACTCCGGCAGCGGCATCTACCGCGAGGCCCGCCTGGTCGTCACCGACCCGGTGCACGTGGCCCGCTGGGGCACGTACGTCACCACTCCCGAGATCACCGACGAACGGGCCGTCGTCCGGGTCGCGTCCACCGTGCTGAACGCGTCCGGCGCGGGCGCGGACGTCGAGGTCGTCTCGCGGATCCTCGCCCCGAACGGCCGCACGGTCGCCCGTACGTCCTCCACGGTCGCCGTCGCCGACCGGGCCACGGAGACCCACGAGCTCACCGTGGCCGATCCGCAGCGCTGGGACTTCACGGCCCCGCACCGCTACACCCTGGAGACCGAACTGCGCGTCGGGGGCCGGGTCACCGACGCCTTCCGCACGCCGTTCGGCATCCGCACCTTCCGCTTCGACCCCGACGAGGGCTTTCACCTCAACGGCGTCCACGCCAAGATCAAGGGCGTCGACCTCCACCACGACCTGGGCGCCCTCGGGGCGGCGGTGAGCGTCGACGCGATCCGCCGACAGATGACGATCATGAAGTCGATGGGCGTCAACGCCTTCCGCACCTCCCACAACCCGCCGTCCCCGGAGATGATCGGGGTCTGCGAGGAGCTGGGCATCGTGATGCTGGTGGAGGCCTTCGACTGCTGGAAGACCGGCAAGAGCCGGTACGACTACGGGCGGTTCTTCGACGAGTGGTGCGAGAAGGACGCCACCGAGATGGTGCTCGCGGCCCGCAACTCGCCCGCCGTCCTGCTGTGGTCCATCGGCAACGAGATCACCGACTCCACCGCCACCGCCGGCCTCGCCATGGCGGACCGCATCATCACCGCGATCAGGGCGGTGGACGACACCCGGCCGCTCATCATCGGCTCGGACAAGTACCGCAACCCGCCCGCCAAGGGCTCCGCCGCCGACCTGATGCTCGCCAAGCTGGACGGCCTCGGCCTGAACTACAACACCGCCAAGTCGGTGGACGTCCTGCACGCGACCTACCCGCACCTGTTCCTCTTCGAGTCCGAGTCGTCGTCGGAGACCTCGACCCGCGGCACGTACCAGGAGCCCGAGCACCTCAACACGGGCGAGAACCACACGCCGGGCAGGCGGTCCACCTCGTCCTACGACAACAACCTGTCCTCCTGGACGATGAGCGGCGAGTACGGGCACAAGAAGGACCGCGACCGGAAGTGGTTCGCCGGGCAGTTCCTGTGGTCCGGCATCGACTACATCGGCGAGCCCACGCCGTACAACGTCTTCCCGGTGAAGGCGTCCTTCTTCGGCGCCGTCGACACGGCCGGTTTCCCGAAGGACATGTACCACCTCTTCCGCAGCCAGTGGGTCGACGAGCCGATGGTCCATCTGCTGCCGACGACCTGGAACCACCAGGCGGGCGACACGGTCGAGGTGTGGGCGTACGCCAACGTCGACACGGTGGAGCTGTACCTCAACGGAAAGTCCCTGGGCGTGCGGAGGTTCGACACGAAGAAGACCGTCGACGGCCGCGTCTACCTGGAGACCACCGAGGCCACCGGCGACGACAAGACCTTCACCACCGGCCCCTACCCCGGCAGTTACACCAGCCCCAATGGCAGCGCGGGCAAACTGCACCTGACGTGGAAGGTGCCGTACGCGCCGGGTGAGTTGAAGGCGGTGGCCCGCCGGGGCGGCCGGACGGTCGCCACCGACATCCTGCGCACGGCCGGTCCCGCGCACGCCGTACGTCTCACCGTGGACCGCAAGTCCCTTGCGGCGGACGGGCGTTCACTGGTCTTCGTCACCGCCGACGTGGTCGACGCGCGCGGCACCGTCGTGCCCGACGCCGAGCACCTCATCTCCTTCGAGGTGACCGGCGGCACCCTTGCCGGCCTCGACAACGGGCGCGAGGAGAGCGCCGAGCGCTACCAGGCCAGTACGCGCACCGCCTTCCACGGCAAGGCCCTCGCCATCGTGCGCTCCGGCACCGAGGCGGGCGTTCTCAAGGTGACCGCGCGCGTGGACGGCCTGCGCGAGGGCACGGCGACCGTGCGCACCACGCACGCCCGCTCGGCGGCGACCACCCCGGCCGCCGTTTTCGCCCCCGAGCCCCCGGCGCCCGTGAACTACCCGTGCGCGGACGCCAGTTACTCCGGCCGCCCGGACACCCTGCCCGCCGCCCTGCTGGACGGCGACCCGGCCACCGGCTGGTCCAACGCCTTCGCCAAGGCGGCCACCGCCCTGCTGCCCGCCTTCGGCGGAGCCCGGCCGGGGGACTGGGTGTCGGTGGACTACGGGCGCACCCGGGACTTCGACCGGGCGGAGGTGTCCTTCACGGTCGACGCCACGCACAGCCTGCCCGCGTCCGTCGAGGCCGAGGTCTGGGACGGCGAGCGGTACCTGCCGGTCACCGGGGCGGCCGTCGCCTGGGCCACCGCCTCGGACACGCCGACGGCCCTCACCTTCGACCCCGTCCGCGGCTCCAAGCTGCGGCTGAAGCTGACCAGCGGCGCACCCGGCACGGCCCAAGGGGCGTTCCGCATCACCAGGTTGGAATCCTGA
- a CDS encoding toxin Doc: MTAVIHIDVPWLLQRHEEVLPEQPTINDFSALVAAVARHRVDPPKLGVDSDPAWRAAALLHTLTLLKPLPSANARFACATAVSYMYTSGVGMDPPYGALVDLARDLIDGKTDVYGAADRLRSWQI; encoded by the coding sequence ATGACAGCCGTCATCCACATCGACGTGCCCTGGCTGCTCCAGCGCCACGAAGAGGTGCTGCCCGAGCAGCCCACCATCAACGACTTCTCGGCGCTGGTCGCCGCCGTCGCCCGGCACCGGGTCGACCCGCCCAAGCTCGGCGTGGACTCCGACCCCGCCTGGCGGGCCGCCGCGCTGCTGCACACGCTCACCCTGCTCAAGCCCCTGCCCTCGGCCAACGCCCGCTTCGCCTGCGCGACGGCGGTGTCGTACATGTACACCAGCGGCGTCGGCATGGATCCGCCGTACGGCGCGCTCGTCGACCTCGCCCGGGACCTGATCGACGGCAAGACCGACGTCTACGGCGCGGCGGACCGGCTGCGGTCCTGGCAGATATAG
- a CDS encoding cysteine hydrolase family protein: MTTLPDRHRTALLVIDVQKGVVAGAPRRDEVIANIDTLIDAARAQDVPVIWVQHSDNDLERGSENWEYVAELVRLDSEPLVHKTYQDSFENTELETVLAERGVGRVLVTGAQTDACIRSTLHGALVRGYDVTLVADAHTTEDLTAYGAPAPEQVIAHTNLYWSGQSAPGRSAGTVDTAKVTFEAADAG; the protein is encoded by the coding sequence ATGACGACCCTGCCCGACCGGCACCGCACCGCCCTGCTCGTCATCGACGTCCAGAAGGGCGTGGTGGCGGGCGCGCCCCGGCGCGACGAGGTGATCGCGAACATCGACACCCTGATCGACGCGGCCCGCGCGCAGGACGTGCCGGTGATCTGGGTGCAGCACTCCGACAACGACCTGGAACGCGGCAGCGAGAACTGGGAGTACGTCGCGGAGCTGGTCCGCCTCGACTCCGAGCCCCTCGTCCACAAGACCTACCAGGACTCCTTCGAGAACACCGAGTTGGAGACGGTGCTCGCCGAGCGCGGGGTGGGCCGGGTCCTCGTCACGGGGGCGCAGACCGACGCGTGCATCCGCTCGACACTGCACGGCGCCTTGGTGCGGGGGTACGACGTGACGCTGGTCGCCGACGCGCACACCACGGAGGACCTCACCGCGTACGGCGCTCCCGCTCCCGAGCAGGTGATAGCCCACACCAACCTGTACTGGTCCGGGCAGAGCGCACCCGGCCGCAGCGCGGGCACGGTGGACACGGCGAAGGTGACGTTCGAGGCGGCCGACGCGGGCTGA